From the Solea senegalensis isolate Sse05_10M linkage group LG16, IFAPA_SoseM_1, whole genome shotgun sequence genome, one window contains:
- the LOC122783149 gene encoding glutathione-specific gamma-glutamylcyclotransferase 1-like, producing MSYEGAREKERERVTRYYDGIDTHDSRDDVCVLSLILCESVSTSLDRRVIFVTVTVECSKKGVGGKKKKKGFTVESFKDRLKEKSSMWIFGYGSLVWKPGFAFQSSKIGFIKGYKRRFWHGDDFYRGDKERPARVATLVEDWDAHTWGVAYEVTDSHAEESLQYLNMREVVLGGYVTQTVEFTPKDGDQAPLLALVYIATASNPIYLGPASDKDIAAQVAVCSGKTGPNVEYVVRLAEFMRLFCPEVDDEHLFSIEAEVLNIFSDSGGIESPKQNAVLLKA from the exons ATGAGCTATGAGG gcgcgagagagaaagagagagagagagtaacgCGATATTACGATGGGATCGATACACACGACTCACGGGACGATGTTTGCGTCTTAAGTCTGAttctctgtgagtctgtgtccaCTTCATTAGACAGGAGAGTCATTTTCgtcacagtgacagtggaaTGTTCAAAAAAGGGGgttgggggtaaaaaaaaaaaaaaaggcttcacAGTAGAGTCTTTCAAAGACAGGCTCAAGGAAAAGAGCAGCATGTGGATTTTTGGATATGGCTCCTTGGTGTGGAAACCTGGCTTTGCTTTCCAGAGCAGCAAAATCGGCTTCATCAAAGGATACAAGAGACGCTTTTGGCACGGAGACGATTTCTACCGAGGGGATAAAGAGAGG CCAGCCAGAGTGGCCACACTTGTAGAGGACTGGGAT GCTCACACATGGGGCGTGGCCTACGAGGTGACCGACTCCCACGCCGAGGAGTCGCTCCAGTACCTGAACATGAGAGAGGTCGTGTTGGGAGGCTACGTAACGCAGACGGTGGAGTTCACGCCAAAGGACGGCGACCAGGCTCCGCTGCTGGCCCTCGTCTACATCGCCACGGCCAGCAACCCCATCTACCTCGGCCCGGCCTCGGACAAAGACATTGCTGCCCAGGTCGCCGTCTGCAGCGGCAAAACGGGCCCCAACGTTGAGTACGTGGTGCGTCTGGCCGAGTTTATGAGGCTCTTCTGCCCAGAGGTGGACGATGAACACCTTTTTTCCATTGAGGCGGAAgttttgaacattttcagcGACTCTGGCGGCATCGAGTCCCCCAAACAAAATGCCGTATTGCTGAAAGCGTGA
- the LOC122783058 gene encoding rho-related GTP-binding protein RhoV-like — translation MQANNMEQACQRRDKAHRPREELSCMLVGDGAVGKSSMIISYIFNGYNSEYRQTAFDVFTGLVHVNGVPTRIKLIDTAGQEEFGHLRSLCYAHVDVFILCFSLVNPRSFDNVASKWIPQIRAGNQTSPIVLVGTQCDLRHDVEVLIHLHQQRGTKPVHFRRARGLARRIRAHDYVECSALTQHNLKDVFDCAVSAAIKHKHTDTRSKKQSLLKGLKVFCVSGWRKLFRYI, via the exons ATGCAAGCAAATAATATGGAGCAGGCTTGTCAGAGACGAGACAAGGCCCACAGGCCGAGGGAGGAACTGAGTTGCATGCTGGTGGGTGATGGAGCTGTGGGGAAAAGCAGCATGATTATTAGCTACATCTTCAATGGATACAACAGCGAGTACAGGCAAACGGCTTTCGATGTCTTCACCG GTTTGGTTCACGTGAACGGCGTCCCAACACGCATCAAACTGATCGACACAGCCGGACAG GAGGAGTTTGGTCATCTACGGTCTCTGTGCTATGCCCACGTGGACGTCTTCATCCTCTGCTTCAGCCTCGTCAACCCTCGCTCCTTTGATAACGTCGCCTCCAAATGGATCCCACAGATCCGCGCAGGCAACCAAACCTCTCCAATAGTTCTGGTGGGAACGCAGTGTGACCTCAGGCACGACGTGGAGGTCCTGATTCACCTGCACCAGCAGCGAGGCACCAAACCAGTGCACTTCCGCCGAGCTAGAGGCCTGGCTCGCAGGATCCGAGCTCACGACTATGTGGAGTGTTCGGCGCTGACACAGCACAACCTCAAAGATGTGTTTGACTGTGCTGTGTCCGCCGCCATCAAGCACAAGCACACTGACACTCGATCTAAAAAGCAAAGTCTGCTCAAAGGACTCaaggtgttttgtgtttctggaTGGAGGAAACTCTTCAGATACATCTGA